Below is a genomic region from Anabas testudineus chromosome 13, fAnaTes1.2, whole genome shotgun sequence.
ctttacagtgtaaggtttaagaccttacagaaaatatttatacaaaaaaattatagagaaaacccagcaatcccatttgagcaagctttaggcaacagtggagaggaaaaactccctttagaggaagaaacctccagcagaaccaagctcatagtgggcggccatctgcctcgaccagttggggtgaaaggaaagagaagagagaaaagaacagcaggcaataaagacaacaacaagcagcaagaacattgggcaggtcaactggattctggagatgtacagctccaggccgaggatacctgcagaaaagtacagagagagggggagacagagaggaggaaacacaactacaggagagagaagacacaaagttaatgacatgcaatggtggcatttgcattgatataggagaaaggagagaggagagaggagctcagtttgtcagtagagttcccccagcagaataacctatatcagcataactataagatggttcagagtcacctgatccatctctaactataagctttataaaaaaggaaagctttaagtttagtcttaaatgtggagagggtgtctgactcccgaacctgaactgggagctggttccacaggagaggggctcgatagctaaaggctctgccacccattctacatttggaaactcaaGACCCCCCCGGAATGCATTAGGGgaacatatataaagtgaaaagaatcggtccaagcacagatccctgtggaactccatagctgactttgctgtgcatggaagattcatcatttacatgtacaaactgaaatctatccgatagatacgatttaaaccactctagtactgttcctttaatcccaatgacatgttccagtctgtgtaataacatgttgtgatctatagtgtcgaatgcagcactaagatccaacatgacgagtatagagagtagaccactgtctgatgctaatagaagatcattagtgacctttaccagtgctgtttatgtactatgatgtactctaaatcctgactggaaatcttcatacaagttattgctacgcaggtggtcgcacaattgcttagaaattaccttttcaagaatttttgagataaagggcagattggatattggtctataattcactaagacccctgagtccagagcaggctttttgagtaggggcttgactgcagcaaccttaaaagcctgtggtacgtagcctatttgtaaagatagattgatctgatctaatatggacgtgctgatcaaatgtaagacatctttgaggagtctagtcaggatggggtctaagagacatgttgatgatTTAGAGGAATTAATAACTGAAATTAATacagaatgatctacagggaggaagcagtctaagtacgagtgtggTCTTGCAGATTTatctagagttgttgtaaaATCCATGCTGTgtgcagggaggatctgatcaattttttctctagtagttatgattttatttgtaaagaaactCATAAAATCATTGCAGCTGAGAGTTGACAGAATACTaagctcaacagagctatgactttTTGTCATCCTGGccacagtgctgaaaagaaacctagggttgttcttatttgcctctattattgaggagtaatatgaggttctagctttacgcagggcttttttacatattattaaaccatctttccaggctaggcaatattcatctaaatttgtAGAATGCCActtcctttccagcttacgtgatttctgctttaagctacggatttgtgaattgtaccatggagctaacttcctcggattcactagcttctttttcagaggagcaacagtatcaagtattgttccgagtactatcaacaagatagtccacttgtgctggagtaacgttgaaataactgccttcctctgtgttggtacatggctctgaaataaaagatggaatcagttccttaaatttgtcaactgcattttcacataaacatctactggactggactggatACAGGACTAACCGAGCATGTTGAATGTTAAAATCTATAACAACACAATTAAAAGAAGACTCATTAAGTACAGTTTGTTTGGAAGGGTTGCCAGGGGAAAGCCTCTTCTGTCTAAAAAGAACATGGAGGCATGAGGTTCACAAAAGTGCATCTGAACAAACCACAACATTCTAGAGCAATGACCAAGGTGGCGTTGTTTGACCTCAATGCCCAGGACAATGTTTGGTACGAAGGTAGGGGGGgtgatgcagctgctgcagctacaGGGCACCTTGCAGTCATTGAGTTGACCACAAACTCCTCTTTATACCAGAATACTCTAGAGGCAAAGGTGAGCCCATCTGTCCCCAAGTTAAGGCTTGGCTAAAACCGTGTGAAAAAAATAAGGTTTTGGAATGGCCCAGTCAAATACTGGTGGGAGCTTAAGAAAGCTGTGCATTAGCATTTgctttaaacaaattaattttctcTAAACCAAACCACAGTGATTTTCTTGTGTAAACCTAACCTTACATATGACTGTGGTCTCAAACCTGAGTCAGTCATACACATAAACCATCCATACACTTCAACTAACTCCATGAAACTCACATTCTCTAATGAATTAATGCTTCATTGTAATACTTGGTATGGGAACATGATCAAGGTTTGTTACAAAAAGATTTgcagttgcagtttagttgaaTAGTAACGTAATTTTCATGAGACTCACAGAatgaaaatatcacagttttgtttctttgtttgttatttttgtttgtttttttccaatccaaaatgtataaataccaAGACAAGCTTCAGGTCTACATGTGCATATGATTCCATCCCACAGTTTATTTCTCTCAGACAGTATGACATCTACACAAAGGTGGCCAGAGCAGGGGTGGGCACTTTTACACCTGTTGTTAGTATCATCTTTCTCTCAAGCAGAGGAGCTTGTGTGCAGGCAGAGCGGGGATCCTGAGAACCCCCAGTTATCCACACATGGTGACATCATATTGGGGGGAATTTTCTCTTTCCACAGCAGctggaaagacagacaggaaacctacacacacaaaccactgcCACTGGAATGCATCAGGTACCGATACAAGGCAGCCACAATAGTATGCCAATCtcagtattagtattaaagtgcaattaattaattataaattaaatttgtatttttaattttcaaaatatttcctAGTGAATGTGTTAGTATTATATTGTGTTAAtttgctattttattattttatattaaatgttactACTAGTATAAACACGTCTGTATCAAGCTTGAATTTCAGAGATTTCCAGATTGCCCAGGCTATGCTTTTTGCCATTGAGGAGATTAATAACAGCACAGACCTTTTACCTGGAACTTCTCTAggatataaaatgtatgatacATGTGGCTCCATAGCCAGAAGTGTGAGAGTTGCACTGGCCTTAGCCAATGGTAATGAAGCTGTGTCTTCACCATCTGAGGCTCCATGTACTCGATCTGAACAAGTGCAGGCAATAATGGGAGAgacctcttcctctccttgcATGGCTATAGTTACTGTCATCGGACCCTTTCACATCTCCCTGGTGAGCAGATTTAATACATTACTGtattaatgaaagaaaaaaacgtACTGCACTTACTTGCAGCatcatgttttttgttatttagtaggttatttcatttatcttttaGATCAGTCCCTTTGCCACCTGTGCTTGTCTCAGTGACAAAACCAAGTACCCATCCTTCCTCAGAACAATACCCAGTGACTATTATCAGAGCAGAGCTCTGGCTCAGTTGGTCAGACACTTTGGTTGGACTTGGGTTGGAGCAATAAGAACCAATGATGATTATGGCAACAAAGGCATGGCTATATTcacagaaactgcacagcaACTGGGAATCTGTTTGGAATattctttatctttctttagaacagatccaccagacaaaatacaaaagataaTTGAAATAATCAAACATTCTACTTCCAAGGTGATTGTtgctttcctctctgtctttgatATGGACGTATTAATGTTTAAGTTCTCCCAATACAACTTGACTGGGTACCAGTGGGTAGGCAGTGAGGGTTGGATTTTTGACTCACAAACTGCAGAAATGGATAAACACCACATTCTGGATGGTGCCATAGGTCTGGCCATCCCCAAAGCACATGTCAGTGGCATGAAAGAGTTCATATTAAACTTCAAACCAGTCAATTCATCAGGCAATGACATGTTAGCAGAGTTCTGGGAGGCATTATTTAACTGTAAGTTTAAGCAATTAAATTCATTAACAGAGAATCAGAGAGAATGTACTGGATATGAAGATCTGAATCTAATGCAACCCAGCTTCATTGATATGTCACTTATGCCCATATTTAACAATGTCTATAAAGGAGTGTATGCTGTGGCTCATGCACTTCATAAAATTCTTGGTTGTAATGGAACATGCAACTACAAAGTTCAGCTAGATCCATTCATTGTGAGTAAATATtgtgtaccttttttttttgcaatactAACAAAGCTAGATATACAATTTTATACATATGACATATTGTTACAagttgtcatgtttttaaagcaatttTAGGTCATCTTTATTCTTATTCAAGTGTTTGTACCAATATAAATGAATcttgttttagattttacagcATATAAGAAATATTCATTTCACAACAAAAGAAGGAGAAGACGTTTACTTTAATGAGAATGGAGACCCACCAGCAAAGTATGAAATTATAAACTGGCAGCCAACAGAAAATGGTGTTGTGGACTTTGTCACAGTTGGTCTTTATGAtgcatctttacctgcagacaaacagctgagtctgcaaaataaatctttaatttggGCACAGAACTCAAAACAGGTAACCGTAATTTATGAGAGCATTATTACAAacagtttttagtttaaatgtgaGTATTGATACAGTTTTCTCATAGTGACGTTGTTGTGGCAGGTTCCTgtgtcagtttgcagtgagaaatGTCCCCCAGGAACTCGTAAAGTTCTCCAGAAAGGAAAGCCTGTCTGCTGTTATGACTGTATAAgatgtgcagagggagaaataagcAACACTACAGGTCTAGTAATACTTAATGCAAGGTTTTTACTTTAGTGAAGCACAAAACTGTCATTCTCACATACAAGTcttaacaaattaaataatttatatatttatgtttacatttacatgtagttatTTAACATATGCTATTATCAgaagcgacttacaagtgaggtccATGTTAATTTTTAGGATTACACTACAATCTATAATAATTCTAGCTCCCACAAGAAAGTACTGTGTTctaattaaattagaaaaataaataagcaacaCTACAGGTCTAGTAATTCTTAATCTAAGGTTTTCCACTTCAGTGAACCACAAAACAAAGCTGTAATTTTCACATGCCCATGTTTAGAACTACTTTTCTAATTTCCAAAGAAGGAGTATATTACAATAAACACTCACTGGccattttattaggtacacctgtacaatcaaAAGCTATTTAAGACAgcaacaaattacaaatttatAAGTTCTCAGTTGTTCTTCTGTTAGTTAGGCGATAATTCTGctctttgtttattatttattattaacttattGTGAGTGGTGGAGTCATAATGGAGTGCATTCAATTATTAACTCTATTTACATAATAGGACACTCACCTACTGAATTGTGCAGGTGTATCTAATATGGTGACCAGTCCGTGTTCTTACTTTGATTGCTGCTTGCACATAACAGCAATTTTTTTCCTTGTTGCTGTAGTTATTAGTAAATTCTACAGAACAATAGTAAAGTAGAATGTACCGAAATCTTACTtcgcaacaaaaaacaaaggtaaatctaaaatctaaagtacacacaaaacacagtatatGTAATAGTTTAAAATCTTATTTCTTAAGCTAAAACTTGAGATAGCACTAGCATATAAGGGTTACGGTtaggaaagaaggtaaagtgttgtggactactgtacatttatgtgACAGTAGAGAGATGATTTTACaatgaatgttaacacaggttggtcGTCCcattgattattgtttattacgttatATCGTCTGCATAGTCAccagacctggtgtctgtgaggcTCTTCACCTCCTCATGTCTCCATGTTTGTCCTCGAttaacagcatgtttttggtggacaaacaaaagaaatgataatctacacactacccaaagccCTTAAATCATGCGATTTACAGCATTTGGTCCCATTTTGGATCGGTACGTGTTCTCACGAGGAGGACCACACTagagttcgctagatgatgcggatcgagaTCACCTCTCTTTGAGGgtcttggtgtg
It encodes:
- the LOC113171798 gene encoding extracellular calcium-sensing receptor-like, with amino-acid sequence MLFAIEEINNSTDLLPGTSLGYKMYDTCGSIARSVRVALALANGNEAVSSPSEAPCTRSEQVQAIMGETSSSPCMAIVTVIGPFHISLISPFATCACLSDKTKYPSFLRTIPSDYYQSRALAQLVRHFGWTWVGAIRTNDDYGNKGMAIFTETAQQLGICLEYSLSFFRTDPPDKIQKIIEIIKHSTSKVIVAFLSVFDMDVLMFKFSQYNLTGYQWVGSEGWIFDSQTAEMDKHHILDGAIGLAIPKAHVSGMKEFILNFKPVNSSGNDMLAEFWEALFNCKFKQLNSLTENQRECTGYEDLNLMQPSFIDMSLMPIFNNVYKGVYAVAHALHKILGCNGTCNYKVQLDPFIILQHIRNIHFTTKEGEDVYFNENGDPPAKYEIINWQPTENGVVDFVTVGLYDASLPADKQLSLQNKSLIWAQNSKQVPVSVCSEKCPPGTRKVLQKGKPVCCYDCIRCAEGEISNTTDSITCVQCQPEFWSNDRRDACLKKEAEFLSYEEIMGALLTAASLFGTCMTAVVAFIFFRYRKTPIVRANNSELSFLLLFSLTLCFLCSLTFIGRPSEWSCMLRHTAFGITFVLCISCVLGKTMVVLMAFKASLPGSNVMKWFGPTQQRLSVLAFTLIQVVICILWLTISPPFPFKNFKEIKDKIILECALGSTVGFWAVLGYIGLLASFCFILAFLARKLPDNFNEAKFITFSMLIFCAVWITFIPAYVSSPGKFSVAVEIFAILASSFGLLICIFIPKCYIILLRPEKNTKKNMMVKGAQKIS